Proteins encoded in a region of the Corynebacterium breve genome:
- a CDS encoding ATP-grasp domain-containing protein has protein sequence MATFLITGVGGPAGKSLSEQLKERGHSVVGVDMVEIAGALQGPRADSPELIPFLIRVVKEHSIDIFIPTVQDELPFVAAAAPIFPCAVVLSDASAVGIAHDKWLTAQFCLSRGLSVPETVTGTELFDEFPAVIKPRVARGGRGVVVVDTQDNLPADRDAALIIQSFAPGDEFCPQLYIPADGEITCVVLKKTKLREGRVGNADAVERTEHAEVSELATRIARELGLSGPIDMDIRMDRNNQPVLLEINARFGANSAHAPEILEALLREAQ, from the coding sequence ATGGCCACATTCCTCATTACCGGAGTCGGCGGACCGGCGGGCAAATCACTCAGTGAGCAACTCAAGGAACGCGGGCACTCGGTTGTCGGTGTCGACATGGTCGAAATCGCAGGGGCGCTCCAAGGACCGCGAGCCGACTCACCGGAGCTCATTCCTTTCCTGATTCGTGTTGTCAAAGAACACAGCATCGACATTTTTATCCCCACGGTGCAAGACGAGCTTCCTTTCGTGGCAGCAGCGGCCCCGATCTTTCCGTGCGCCGTTGTTCTATCGGATGCATCCGCTGTCGGAATCGCCCACGACAAGTGGCTCACAGCGCAGTTTTGCTTGAGCCGCGGTTTGTCGGTGCCCGAAACAGTCACCGGCACAGAGCTTTTCGACGAGTTCCCCGCCGTGATCAAACCTCGCGTCGCTCGCGGGGGACGCGGCGTTGTGGTCGTCGACACGCAAGACAATCTGCCTGCTGACCGCGACGCTGCGCTGATTATTCAGTCATTTGCCCCCGGCGATGAGTTCTGCCCGCAGCTCTACATTCCTGCTGATGGTGAGATCACGTGCGTGGTTCTTAAAAAGACCAAGCTGCGCGAAGGACGTGTAGGCAACGCTGATGCGGTGGAGCGCACCGAGCACGCCGAAGTTTCCGAGCTTGCCACCCGCATTGCCCGTGAATTGGGACTCTCGGGACCAATTGACATGGACATCCGCATGGATCGCAACAATCAACCGGTGTTGCTAGAGATCAACGCTCGTTTTGGAGCTAATTCCGCACACGCTCCGGAGATTCTTGAAGCTTTGCTTCGTGAGGCGCAATAA
- a CDS encoding PIG-L deacetylase family protein: MSTLLESLLLLLSVCGLLFFSRPKVRRFLKRNYRAPGALFRAIRIGFILTGLLAAGHLLTTHPWFLFGNVIAIIALLGMLAYVGHYSRIPQHSAPRPSSVLIVAAHPDDLEIACGSTIAKLVDSGHQVHGIIMSDGADGGDAAVRPDEARAGATFLGLSSVTVLSLTDRALDEHMNEMIDAIEAKMGAKQPDLIFTHSKNEVHQDHLAVHRAVMRAARNHHSILCFESPSVTADFSPTVFIDVTDYSDVKAEAIAAHANQSGKPYMSREIVDSITTFRGRQGRIRRAEGFEPMRLRLNDPMPL, from the coding sequence ATGTCTACGCTCCTTGAGTCGCTCTTACTGCTCCTTTCAGTGTGCGGCCTCCTCTTCTTCTCCCGTCCCAAAGTTCGCCGATTTCTCAAGCGCAACTATCGGGCTCCCGGAGCTCTTTTCAGGGCTATCCGAATCGGTTTCATCCTCACAGGGCTTCTTGCTGCGGGTCACTTGTTAACCACCCACCCGTGGTTCCTTTTCGGCAACGTTATTGCGATTATCGCGCTATTAGGAATGCTGGCCTACGTTGGCCACTACTCTCGCATTCCGCAGCACTCTGCACCACGTCCCTCCAGCGTATTGATCGTTGCTGCGCATCCCGACGACCTTGAAATCGCGTGTGGATCGACAATTGCAAAGCTTGTCGACTCGGGCCACCAGGTACACGGGATCATCATGTCGGACGGTGCAGATGGTGGCGACGCTGCCGTCCGCCCGGACGAGGCTCGCGCGGGTGCAACTTTCCTTGGACTTTCCAGTGTTACGGTTTTGTCGTTGACTGACCGCGCTTTGGACGAGCACATGAACGAAATGATCGATGCCATCGAAGCGAAGATGGGTGCCAAGCAGCCCGATTTGATCTTCACCCATTCGAAGAATGAAGTGCATCAGGATCATTTGGCCGTACACCGAGCGGTCATGCGCGCGGCCCGAAACCACCACTCCATCTTGTGCTTCGAGTCCCCTTCAGTGACTGCTGACTTCTCCCCGACCGTGTTCATCGATGTCACCGACTACTCTGATGTAAAAGCCGAAGCCATTGCCGCGCACGCGAACCAGTCAGGCAAACCATATATGTCACGCGAAATCGTGGATTCGATTACTACTTTCCGCGGACGTCAAGGACGGATTCGTCGCGCTGAGGGGTTCGAACCAATGCGCCTTCGCCTGAACGATCCAATGCCGCTTTAA
- a CDS encoding spermidine synthase → MARKQQDNKIYEIDTGIAEIIEESDGSLTLMVNGVPSSSIVVGEPERLDFEYMRWIAAAIEELTSYEKPRLTHLGGAGCSLARYFAHVWPNSRNTVVEIDMDLAVLVREVFDIPKAPAVKIRVGEAREETDKFVPASRDIIIRDVFSSAVTPRPLTTVEFFEAAHSSLSATGLYVANCGDYSDLKNAREELSGMLQVFPHVAAIADPPMLKGRRYGNIILLGSNQPLENSAALTKKLLQGAVPAQFKNEDWARSLASGTVARQDET, encoded by the coding sequence ATGGCCAGAAAACAGCAGGACAACAAGATCTATGAGATTGATACTGGGATTGCCGAAATCATTGAGGAGTCTGACGGTTCCTTGACTCTCATGGTCAACGGAGTCCCTTCTTCTAGCATCGTCGTGGGTGAACCGGAGCGGCTGGATTTTGAGTACATGCGTTGGATTGCCGCTGCCATCGAAGAACTGACATCATACGAGAAACCGCGTCTGACGCATTTGGGCGGAGCTGGCTGTTCCCTGGCGCGCTATTTCGCACACGTGTGGCCAAACTCGAGAAACACCGTGGTAGAGATCGACATGGATTTGGCGGTGCTAGTGCGCGAGGTTTTTGACATTCCCAAAGCACCTGCGGTGAAGATTCGGGTCGGTGAAGCGCGGGAGGAAACCGACAAGTTTGTTCCGGCCAGCCGCGACATCATTATCCGAGATGTCTTTTCCTCAGCTGTGACCCCGCGCCCGTTAACTACGGTGGAGTTCTTTGAGGCCGCACATTCGTCGTTAAGCGCCACCGGCTTGTATGTAGCCAACTGTGGCGATTACTCGGATTTGAAGAACGCGCGCGAGGAACTCAGTGGCATGCTTCAGGTCTTCCCCCACGTTGCAGCTATCGCCGATCCTCCGATGCTGAAGGGGCGCAGGTACGGCAACATCATTCTGCTCGGATCCAACCAGCCGCTAGAAAATAGCGCGGCGCTAACGAAGAAGTTATTACAAGGCGCGGTGCCCGCCCAGTTCAAAAATGAGGATTGGGCGAGGTCGCTGGCATCCGGCACAGTCGCGCGCCAAGATGAAACTTAA
- the mnmA gene encoding tRNA 2-thiouridine(34) synthase MnmA, whose translation MRVLVAMSGGVDSSVAASRVVDAGHDVVGVHLALSQDPLATRESARGCCSLEDSADARRVCDKLGIPFYVWDFSDRFKEEVIDNFVDSYAIGETPNPCLRCNEKIKFAALLERALALGFDAVATGHYAIIDDQGNLRRSADPLKDQSYVLGVLTRDELDHCIFPVGDTEKPQIREEAQAKGFSTANKPDSYDICFIPDGNTQAFLGRSIGVRPGMVVDQDGTELKEHDGAFQYTIGQRRGLDLRVPAADGQPRYVTDVDASTGTVTVGPRQALEVTSITADRLKVLHPQMQGEFEANVQIRAHGGVVPCWANVQGDSMQLGLKEPLSGVARGQAAVLYLPDPDGLGDVVLGSGTICGTA comes from the coding sequence ATGCGAGTTCTTGTAGCAATGTCCGGAGGGGTCGATTCGTCGGTGGCGGCCTCTCGTGTTGTTGACGCCGGCCACGACGTGGTCGGCGTGCACCTTGCCCTGTCGCAAGATCCGTTGGCCACCCGCGAGTCCGCCCGTGGTTGCTGTTCGCTCGAAGATTCCGCCGATGCCCGCCGCGTTTGCGACAAACTCGGCATCCCTTTTTATGTATGGGATTTCTCTGACCGCTTCAAAGAAGAAGTCATCGACAACTTCGTCGATTCCTACGCCATCGGCGAAACACCTAACCCGTGCTTGCGCTGCAACGAGAAAATCAAGTTCGCAGCCTTGTTAGAGCGCGCGTTAGCTCTCGGCTTCGATGCTGTCGCCACAGGCCATTACGCAATTATCGACGACCAAGGCAACCTGCGCCGTTCTGCCGATCCTTTGAAGGATCAGTCCTACGTACTCGGTGTTCTCACCCGCGATGAACTCGACCACTGCATCTTTCCGGTGGGTGACACGGAGAAGCCACAGATCCGTGAAGAGGCGCAAGCTAAGGGATTTTCCACAGCGAACAAACCAGACTCATACGACATTTGCTTCATTCCCGATGGCAACACACAAGCATTCCTTGGACGTTCGATCGGCGTGCGCCCCGGCATGGTTGTCGATCAAGACGGCACCGAACTCAAGGAACACGACGGAGCATTCCAATACACCATCGGCCAGCGCCGAGGGCTCGACCTGCGCGTGCCAGCCGCTGATGGCCAGCCACGCTACGTGACCGACGTGGATGCCTCGACCGGCACGGTGACCGTGGGCCCGCGTCAAGCACTCGAAGTTACCTCCATCACCGCCGACAGGCTGAAGGTCTTGCACCCCCAGATGCAAGGCGAATTCGAAGCAAACGTGCAGATCCGAGCACACGGCGGGGTAGTGCCGTGCTGGGCGAACGTCCAGGGTGACTCGATGCAGCTCGGGCTGAAAGAGCCACTGTCGGGCGTGGCTCGTGGCCAAGCAGCAGTGCTTTACCTCCCGGATCCTGACGGTTTGGGAGACGTGGTTCTAGGTTCCGGAACCATCTGCGGCACCGCATAG
- a CDS encoding methionine synthase: MTAFGLGELPGTNFVEAADIVFSETPLPHIPQLPERGLGSDLIGRTAALLPLHLDKGPRSWIVTRRPQIMTRRAADQFERDLDTLEELWAGKIEQLKVQLVGPWTLAAEIEMPNGHRMLSDRGALEDLTAALREAVENHVADVAKRFGADVVVQLDEPKLPQVLAGRVKGTTDYDTIAKVDPQKVYERLELFGDVLLHTTSPLFDSPWITVDLSSLTTTKLLDEAGAALGQGHRFAIAPMEPKKVGEIVDKLQIDPVVIKIDVYATGGRAEDYRRAREVDDILQRDFLS, encoded by the coding sequence ATGACAGCATTCGGTCTTGGTGAGCTGCCCGGCACTAACTTCGTCGAGGCAGCCGACATCGTCTTTTCGGAAACCCCACTACCGCATATTCCGCAACTGCCGGAGCGGGGACTCGGATCCGATCTAATTGGACGGACAGCGGCGCTTTTGCCTCTTCACCTCGACAAAGGCCCTCGGTCATGGATAGTGACTCGGCGCCCGCAGATCATGACCCGTCGGGCCGCCGACCAATTCGAGCGCGATCTCGACACGTTGGAAGAACTCTGGGCGGGCAAGATTGAACAGCTAAAGGTCCAGTTGGTGGGTCCGTGGACTCTGGCCGCGGAGATCGAGATGCCCAACGGGCACCGCATGCTGTCGGATCGCGGAGCACTAGAGGATCTCACGGCAGCGCTGCGTGAGGCCGTTGAGAACCACGTCGCGGACGTCGCCAAGCGTTTTGGTGCGGATGTTGTTGTCCAACTCGACGAACCCAAGTTGCCGCAGGTACTCGCGGGTCGCGTTAAAGGAACTACGGACTACGACACGATTGCCAAGGTCGATCCGCAAAAGGTGTATGAGCGCCTTGAGCTTTTCGGCGACGTTTTGCTGCACACCACCTCGCCACTGTTCGATAGTCCGTGGATCACCGTCGACCTGAGCTCATTGACTACGACAAAGCTTCTCGACGAAGCGGGTGCTGCCTTGGGACAAGGGCACCGTTTTGCCATTGCGCCGATGGAACCCAAGAAGGTGGGAGAGATCGTCGACAAGCTGCAGATCGATCCGGTGGTAATCAAGATCGATGTCTACGCGACAGGTGGCCGCGCGGAAGACTACCGTCGTGCGCGAGAGGTGGACGACATCTTGCAGCGAGATTTTCTTAGCTGA
- a CDS encoding 3'-5' exonuclease: MPTFNASRMLSFDLETTSVNPTEARIVTSAIVSIDGRDVEAKETLADPGVEIPAEAAKIHGITTEKARAEGRPHDEVLQETVDAIKRGWEKGLTLIVFNAPYDLSVLRALTSDFTVTGPVYDPYLIDRARDRYRKGKRNLTALSEFYGVKLENAHEATSDAMAAARIAWKQVNKIWPELATMDTDELMEYQAVEYYELQIELRKFLESRGRDSTDVTTAWPMIS; encoded by the coding sequence ATGCCGACTTTCAACGCTTCCCGGATGCTTTCGTTCGACTTGGAGACCACCTCGGTCAATCCTACTGAGGCTCGCATCGTTACTTCCGCCATCGTGAGCATCGACGGCCGAGACGTCGAAGCAAAAGAAACCCTGGCTGATCCGGGCGTCGAGATCCCGGCCGAAGCCGCCAAGATTCACGGCATTACCACGGAGAAAGCCCGCGCCGAAGGTCGCCCACACGATGAAGTCCTGCAGGAAACTGTCGACGCGATCAAGCGGGGTTGGGAAAAAGGGCTCACACTCATTGTGTTCAACGCCCCCTACGACCTCTCCGTTCTGCGCGCATTGACCAGCGATTTCACAGTTACCGGCCCGGTGTATGACCCGTACTTGATCGATCGTGCTCGCGACAGATACCGAAAGGGCAAGCGCAATCTCACCGCTCTGTCTGAGTTTTACGGCGTCAAGCTGGAAAACGCTCACGAAGCTACTTCTGACGCGATGGCCGCCGCCCGCATCGCTTGGAAGCAAGTAAACAAAATTTGGCCGGAGCTTGCCACAATGGATACCGATGAACTCATGGAATATCAGGCCGTTGAGTACTACGAACTCCAGATAGAGCTGCGCAAGTTCTTAGAGTCCCGGGGTCGCGACTCAACAGACGTCACCACAGCCTGGCCCATGATCAGCTAA
- the ligA gene encoding NAD-dependent DNA ligase LigA, producing the protein MTDNFAELRREWDDLAEEVRRHRDLYYNSNPIISDAEFDQLLAKLQQLEDEHPELAVPDSPTKEVGAPVTGSFDDVEHLERMMSLDNVFSEEELVNWLARTPGPYLTELKIDGLSINLVYRNGELAQAATRGDGRVGEDITANARVIEDIPHALQGDFPELVEIRGEVFIRPEDFPELNAQRIEEGGKPFANPRNTAAGGLRQKNPEDVKKRRLHMVCHGIGAREGFTPATQHEAYEALKAWGLPVSEYTKRAETAQEVVDSVRYWADHRHDAIHEMDGVVIKVDSIAQQRGLGATSRAPRWAIAYKYPPEEVTTKLKDIQVGVGRTGRVTPFAVMEPVFVSGSTVSMATLHNQSEVKRKGVLIGDTVVIRKAGEIIPEVLGPVADLRDGTEREFIFPTLCPACGTRLAPQKDGDIDWRCPNTRSCPAQLSTRLTYLAGRGAFDIEALGEKGAEDLIRSGALVDEGDLFNLSEEDLLQTKVYTTKAGKVNASGKKLLDNLTTAKNVDLWRVIVALSIRHVGPTAARALAGRYRSMQALIDAPVEDLAETDGVGGIIAEAFKKWFEEQWHRAIVDKWAAAGVTMEADTSDEVAQTLEGLTVVVTGTLDNFTRDSAKEAIVSRGGKAAGSVSKKTDYVVAGENAGSKETKARELGVPVLNEAGFITLLESGAAQ; encoded by the coding sequence GTGACCGATAATTTTGCTGAACTGCGCCGCGAATGGGACGACCTAGCTGAGGAAGTTCGTCGCCACCGCGATTTGTACTACAACAGCAACCCCATCATCTCTGATGCTGAGTTTGACCAATTGTTGGCCAAGCTACAACAACTAGAAGACGAACACCCCGAGCTCGCAGTGCCGGATTCTCCGACTAAGGAGGTCGGTGCGCCTGTTACGGGATCGTTTGACGATGTTGAGCATCTTGAGCGCATGATGAGCTTGGACAATGTGTTCAGCGAAGAAGAGTTGGTCAACTGGCTCGCGCGCACGCCCGGGCCCTACTTGACGGAACTCAAGATCGACGGTCTCTCTATCAATTTGGTTTACCGGAATGGTGAATTGGCGCAGGCCGCCACTCGTGGCGATGGGCGAGTGGGCGAAGACATCACTGCGAATGCACGCGTGATCGAGGACATCCCGCACGCGTTGCAAGGCGATTTCCCTGAACTGGTGGAGATTCGTGGCGAGGTATTCATCCGGCCAGAGGATTTCCCAGAGCTCAACGCCCAACGCATTGAAGAAGGCGGTAAGCCTTTTGCCAACCCGCGCAATACCGCGGCTGGGGGCCTGCGCCAGAAGAACCCAGAGGATGTGAAGAAGCGTCGGCTGCATATGGTGTGCCATGGCATTGGAGCGCGAGAGGGTTTCACTCCGGCTACCCAGCATGAGGCCTACGAAGCCCTCAAAGCATGGGGCTTGCCGGTATCGGAATACACCAAGCGGGCCGAAACGGCACAGGAAGTGGTCGATTCGGTGCGTTACTGGGCGGACCATCGCCACGACGCGATCCACGAGATGGACGGCGTGGTAATCAAGGTGGATTCGATTGCGCAACAGCGTGGTTTAGGCGCCACCTCACGTGCGCCACGCTGGGCTATCGCCTACAAGTACCCGCCGGAGGAAGTAACTACCAAACTTAAAGACATCCAAGTTGGAGTAGGCCGTACCGGTCGAGTCACGCCATTTGCAGTCATGGAGCCTGTGTTCGTCTCAGGCTCCACCGTATCGATGGCCACCTTGCACAATCAGTCCGAGGTGAAGCGAAAAGGCGTGCTCATCGGCGATACCGTGGTCATTCGCAAAGCGGGCGAGATTATCCCGGAAGTGCTCGGCCCAGTTGCTGACCTTCGTGATGGAACAGAGCGCGAATTCATTTTCCCCACGCTGTGTCCCGCGTGTGGCACCCGTTTGGCGCCGCAAAAAGATGGCGATATCGACTGGCGCTGCCCGAACACTAGGTCCTGCCCTGCGCAGCTGTCGACTCGCTTGACCTACCTGGCTGGCCGCGGCGCATTTGATATTGAAGCGCTTGGTGAGAAAGGCGCCGAGGATCTCATCCGCTCCGGCGCGCTTGTCGACGAAGGCGATCTGTTCAACCTCAGCGAAGAAGATCTCTTGCAGACCAAGGTCTATACGACCAAAGCAGGGAAGGTAAATGCCTCCGGGAAGAAGCTCCTAGACAATCTCACCACGGCGAAAAACGTGGATCTATGGCGCGTGATCGTCGCATTGTCTATCCGCCACGTCGGTCCTACAGCAGCGCGCGCACTCGCGGGACGTTACCGCTCTATGCAGGCGCTCATCGATGCGCCTGTGGAGGATCTGGCAGAAACCGATGGCGTAGGCGGGATTATCGCCGAGGCCTTCAAAAAGTGGTTTGAAGAGCAATGGCACCGGGCGATCGTCGATAAGTGGGCGGCTGCGGGAGTCACTATGGAAGCTGATACTTCCGACGAGGTCGCCCAGACTCTGGAGGGGTTAACCGTGGTGGTCACCGGGACGTTGGACAACTTCACGCGTGATTCTGCGAAAGAAGCGATTGTGTCCCGAGGTGGCAAAGCAGCTGGTTCGGTATCGAAAAAGACCGACTACGTAGTGGCGGGGGAGAACGCTGGTTCCAAGGAGACCAAGGCCAGGGAGCTCGGCGTGCCGGTGCTTAACGAAGCCGGCTTTATCACTTTGTTGGAATCAGGAGCAGCGCAGTAG
- a CDS encoding amino acid-binding ACT domain protein: MSYLIRILLPDEPGSLGDLAQAFGIIGANIQSVDIVETLPNNTVMDDIVVSLPKGTMADALITAATAVDGVEVDSIRPFTGRVDRRGQIEMLSRVAAQAHDVPRAMQELVSVMPQALTSSWAVVLRQDAHGVSRVAASDGAPGDDGSSPSLTNITEARVLFPDLEEWIPESWGLLDSTLAAAPLPQTDLVLIMGRIGGPDYLATEVEHIGNVGAIVGALLRCS; this comes from the coding sequence ATGTCATATCTAATCCGTATCCTGCTCCCCGATGAGCCAGGAAGCCTCGGTGACCTCGCCCAGGCTTTCGGAATTATTGGCGCGAACATCCAGTCCGTCGACATCGTCGAAACGCTGCCTAACAACACAGTCATGGACGACATCGTCGTATCCCTCCCGAAGGGCACGATGGCCGATGCACTGATCACCGCTGCAACCGCGGTGGATGGCGTGGAAGTCGATTCAATCCGTCCCTTTACCGGCCGAGTAGATCGACGCGGTCAGATTGAAATGCTTTCTCGCGTCGCGGCGCAAGCCCACGATGTCCCGCGAGCCATGCAGGAACTCGTCTCTGTCATGCCTCAAGCCTTGACCTCCTCATGGGCCGTGGTGTTACGTCAGGATGCCCACGGTGTCTCCCGCGTGGCAGCGTCGGACGGTGCCCCCGGTGACGATGGCTCTTCCCCATCATTAACTAACATCACCGAGGCGCGCGTGTTGTTCCCCGACCTTGAAGAGTGGATCCCAGAATCCTGGGGCCTGTTGGACTCGACGCTTGCCGCAGCCCCCCTGCCTCAGACCGACCTAGTCTTGATCATGGGACGCATCGGTGGCCCCGACTATTTGGCCACCGAAGTCGAGCACATCGGCAATGTTGGCGCTATCGTCGGAGCGCTACTGCGCTGCTCCTGA
- the gatC gene encoding Asp-tRNA(Asn)/Glu-tRNA(Gln) amidotransferase subunit GatC, whose translation MSDISREDIARLASLARLRMTDDELDSYADQMDTILEAVAKVSQVDTEGVEPMSHPHSIEAPMREDIVVDTLTQEQALSQAPEVEDDRFVVPQILGEAE comes from the coding sequence GTGTCTGACATTTCCCGCGAGGACATCGCCCGCCTCGCAAGTCTCGCCCGTCTGCGCATGACGGATGATGAGCTAGATTCATATGCCGACCAGATGGACACCATCTTGGAAGCCGTGGCCAAGGTGTCTCAGGTCGACACCGAAGGTGTGGAGCCAATGAGTCACCCTCATTCCATTGAGGCTCCGATGCGTGAAGATATTGTCGTGGACACCTTGACTCAGGAGCAGGCACTGTCGCAGGCACCAGAGGTCGAAGACGATCGTTTCGTTGTTCCGCAAATCCTTGGAGAGGCTGAATAG
- the gatA gene encoding Asp-tRNA(Asn)/Glu-tRNA(Gln) amidotransferase subunit GatA has protein sequence MTDYTTPTTGLTSLSAAELAEKIHSGEVTSREVTQAHLDRIAQTDEVLGAFLHVGAEEALATADEVDQAIKAGEKPASALAGVPLALKDLFVTTDAPTTAASKMLDGYVSPYDATVVTKLREAGIPILGKTNLDEFALGSSTENSAFKVTRNPHDIDRTPGGSGGGTSAAVASGQAPLGIGTDTGGSIRQPAALTGTVGVKPTYGTVSRYGMIAAASSLDQGGPTARTVLDTALLHEIVAGVDPFDATSVNKPIAPVVQAAREGASGDLTGIKIGVVKQFERPGNQEGVLDAVSKAYEDLASLGAEVIEVDCPHFDDVMGAYYIIQTSEVSSNLARFDGMRYGLREGDDGKNSANDVMEITRAAGFGPETKRRIMLGTYALSVGYYDAYYLQAQRVRQLIANDFKRAFEQVDVIVAPTTPTTAFMLGEKVDDPLAMYNFDLYTLPLNLAGLPGMSLPIGVAEDTGLPVGLQLMAPAFHDDRLYRVGSAYEAKFS, from the coding sequence ATGACTGACTACACCACCCCAACTACGGGACTGACCAGCCTGTCCGCAGCCGAGTTGGCTGAAAAGATCCACTCCGGCGAGGTCACCTCCCGCGAGGTTACCCAGGCACATCTTGACCGTATTGCCCAGACCGACGAGGTGCTAGGCGCGTTCCTTCATGTGGGTGCCGAGGAAGCTCTGGCTACCGCCGACGAAGTTGACCAGGCGATCAAGGCAGGGGAAAAGCCCGCATCCGCACTGGCAGGCGTGCCTTTGGCGCTGAAAGACTTGTTTGTTACCACCGATGCGCCAACCACCGCGGCATCCAAGATGCTGGACGGCTATGTCTCCCCTTACGACGCAACCGTGGTGACCAAGTTGCGCGAGGCTGGAATCCCAATCCTGGGTAAGACCAACTTGGATGAGTTTGCACTCGGTTCGTCCACCGAAAACTCTGCGTTTAAAGTTACCCGCAATCCGCACGACATTGATCGCACACCTGGTGGGTCAGGCGGCGGTACCTCCGCTGCGGTGGCTTCGGGACAGGCACCGCTGGGCATCGGCACGGACACCGGCGGTTCCATCCGTCAGCCGGCAGCCTTGACCGGTACCGTTGGTGTGAAGCCAACGTACGGAACTGTGTCGCGCTACGGCATGATTGCCGCGGCATCATCTCTGGACCAGGGTGGCCCAACCGCGCGTACCGTCCTTGACACCGCGCTATTGCACGAGATTGTGGCAGGTGTGGATCCATTCGACGCGACTAGCGTGAACAAGCCGATCGCTCCGGTAGTCCAAGCGGCCCGCGAGGGCGCATCCGGGGATCTGACCGGCATCAAGATTGGCGTGGTAAAGCAGTTCGAGCGTCCCGGTAACCAAGAAGGCGTACTGGATGCGGTTTCCAAGGCCTACGAGGATCTGGCATCGCTCGGTGCTGAGGTTATCGAGGTCGATTGCCCACACTTTGACGATGTTATGGGCGCGTACTACATCATTCAGACATCCGAGGTTTCGTCGAACCTCGCACGATTTGATGGCATGCGTTACGGCCTGCGCGAAGGTGACGACGGCAAGAACTCCGCCAATGACGTCATGGAGATCACCCGCGCGGCCGGCTTCGGGCCTGAAACTAAGCGACGCATCATGCTGGGCACCTATGCGCTGTCTGTCGGCTACTACGATGCCTACTACCTGCAGGCACAGCGTGTGCGCCAGCTCATCGCCAACGACTTCAAGCGTGCTTTCGAGCAGGTGGACGTAATCGTGGCGCCAACCACCCCGACCACGGCGTTCATGCTGGGGGAGAAGGTCGACGACCCTTTGGCGATGTATAACTTCGACCTGTACACGCTGCCGCTGAACCTAGCTGGCCTACCGGGCATGAGCCTGCCAATTGGTGTGGCGGAAGACACAGGCTTGCCAGTGGGGCTTCAACTGATGGCTCCAGCCTTCCACGATGATCGCTTGTACCGCGTCGGTTCTGCATATGAGGCGAAATTTTCCTAA